From Mytilus edulis chromosome 8, xbMytEdul2.2, whole genome shotgun sequence, one genomic window encodes:
- the LOC139485972 gene encoding tripartite motif-containing protein 2-like, translated as MKIDTKLTNIESIIESFGTVTSETEPTLVVLKSGKDKQAQIMSVVPRVDLISVDEIKLSQISHFTVKEKKRRQPYEIRGITVLPDGRIILADSGRSRLFIVNDNGRLDNYISCQSAGIGPFDVTCIKDNEVAISTSRGIHIIHIDSRTILKGIQTSGGCRGITHNNGTLICCVQSKGIQCIQIANQTITTLVEVHESIDQLGICVQRTKIYVTNFSYGFVDCYTLEGKHLWQFHNRSVLMNPTGIAVDNNSNIYVACYCTNSVLVLSSDRKKFKKVLSSRNGLYQPRALHFDEKNSTLLVANIAQPTYMYHVS; from the coding sequence ATGAAAATTGATaccaaattaacaaatatagaatCCATAATAGAATCATTTGGAACAGTGACTTCAGAAACAGAACCAACGTTAGTCGTTCTGAAAAGTGGAAAAGACAAACAAGCTCAGATTATGTCAGTTGTTCCTCGTGTTGATCTAATATCTGTTGATGAAATTAAACTCTCCCAAATATCGCATTTCAcagtgaaagaaaaaaaacgacGACAGCCGTATGAAATTAGAGGAATAACTGTTTTACCTGACGGAAGAATAATCTTGGCAGACAGTGGCAGATCGAGACTGTTCATAGTAAATGACAATGGAAGGCTAGACAATTACATATCTTGTCAATCAGCTGGTATCGGACCTTTTGACGTCACCTGCATTAAAGACAATGAAGTGGCGATATCAACCTCTCGTGGCATTCATATAATCCACATTGACTCACGGACCATCTTAAAAGGTATACAAACGTCTGGAGGGTGTAGAGGAATAACACACAACAACGGCACATTAATATGCTGTGTTCAATCAAAGGGAATTCAATGCATTCAGATTGCAAACCAGACGATCACAACATTGGTGGAAGTTCACGAAAGTATTGACCAACTTGGTATATGTGTTCAACGAACCAAAATATACGTTACAAACTTCAGTTATGGTTTTGTTGATTGTTATACGTTAGAAGGCAAGCACTTGTGGCAGTTCCACAATAGATCTGTTTTGATGAACCCAACCGGCATAGCGGTAGATAACAACTCTAACATATACGTTGCATGCTACTGTACCAATTCCGTACTTGTTTTGTCCTCAGATAGAAAGAAGTTTAAGAAAGTTCTTTCAAGTAGAAATGGGTTGTATCAGCCAAGGGCAttacattttgatgaaaaaaatagcACCTTGCTCGTTGCTAACATAGCACAGCCAACATATATGTATCATGTTTCATAA